CGAGCTCACGATCAGCAAACGCCTCACCGCCTCCGGCACGTACGAAACAGGCTTGTCGACCTTCCGCGTCACCGCCTTCGACGACCGCCGCGAGCTGGTGGTCTCCGGCGACGAGCGCCGCCGCTACGGCGCCGACGCCTCCTGGCGCTGGAGCTTCGCCCCCAGAACAACACTCACCCCCAGACTCACCTGGGAACGCATCGACGACCGCGACGGCCAGATCGACACCCTACGCGGCGCCCGCCTCAGCGTCGCCAGAATGCTCGACCGCCACACCCAAGCCGGCGCCACCATCCGCCGCCAGGACAGAACATCCGACATCGCTGATCAAGAATACGTAGAAAACGCCATCACCCTGGAACTAACCAGATTGTTCTAACGTAGGGTGCATCTTGATGCACCGAATGAATGTATAACCAATGTGGGAGCGGCGTAAGCCGCGATAAAACGACCCGGAAATCATGGCCACAACCCAAACCACAATCCGCCAAACCCTCCTCCGCGCCGACATCCCCATCATCGCCGCGGCCCTGGCCCTCGTGGTTGCAACGGTCTACTTCCCCGTCTCCGTCATGGTCAACCGTTGGTTCGTCTTCGACGAAGCCTACTCCCACGGCCTCTTCGTCGCCGGCGCGGCGCTTTTCCTCATGTACCGAGTCCTCCGCAGCCACCACTTCCCACTCAACCCGAGCTACCTGGGCATCGCCCTGGCCGCCCTGTCCTCCGTCGCCATCGCCATGGCCAACGTGGTCAACGTCCTCATCCTCCAACAACTGGGGGCAGTGTTCCTCTGGTGGGCCATCATCGTCGCACTGCTGGGCTGGCGCGCCGGCTGGCACCTGGCCATCCCCATCGGTTTTATCTACTACGCCGTACCCATCTGGGACTACCTCACCGACCCCCTGGTGCACCTGGCCGTGGTGGTGAATGAATTCCTGCTGGGCTTCCGAGGCATCCACTTCCAGGTGGACGGCGTGTTCATCCGCCTGCTGGACGTGGGCACCTTCGAGGTGGCCGGCGGCTGCTCCGGCCTGCGCTACCTAGTGGTGGCGCTGACCCTCTCCACCCTGTTCAGCGCCCTGAACTTCAGCCGCATCCGCGAGTGGATCGCCCTGCACGCCACGGCCATCATCATGGCCCTGCTGGTGAACTGGATCCGCATCTTCGTCATCATCCTCATGGGCTACGAGACGAACATGCAGACCGGCCTCATCGACGATCATGAGTTCTTCGGCTGGGTGCTGTTCGTCATCGCCCTGGTGCCGTTTTTCTACGTGGCGAACAGGCTGATGAACCGCTCCCCGGAGCCAACACCCAGCCAGGGCATCGTCACCGGCCGCGGCAGCGCTGGCGCGAGCAAGGCCGCCCTCGCCTCCGTCGCCACCATCGCCCTGGTCGCCGGCCCGGCCCTGTACGCAGCAGCGCCCAGCATCGCCGGCACGCAGCAAACAATCAGCCTGCCCGACACCCTCGGTGACTGGCAGCGCACCGACGAGAGCTTCCGGGTGAGTTGGGAACCCACCATGCGCCGCGCCGACCAGGTTCTCCGGGCGCCCTACCGCACCGATAGCGGCAACCCGGAAGTGGTCAATGTCGGCATCTGGCACTACCGGAACCAGACTCAGGGCAGTGAACTCGTTCAACACCAAAACCGGCTGGTTGACAACCACGAATGGCGTGTACTGGAGCGCCGACCCGCGGGCGTGGACGGCTGGCAGACAATGGTGCTAGAACACCGCCGACAAGGCGAAGTACGAGCCATCAAATACGGCTACTCGGTCGCGGGCGAATGGACCGACAGCCAAGTGATGGTCAAAGCGTTGATGCTGCGCGGTACGCTGCAGGGCCGGCGAGATGGCACGCTCGTCGCGATTGAGGTGCCATGCAGCGATATCACCTGCACGGACGCTGCTGAAAATCTAGTTTCATCTTCCCAAGAACTCTTGGCAGCGCTTGAGAAAACGCTCTGAGCGGTCAAGACCGAGCGTGTGCGTGTACGTCTTTACCTGCTCCCCTGGCAAACACGCCTTCGGTTCTGGCCGCGCCAACCATATATGACGGTTTCATATACGCAAATACTATTCAGAAGCTAACATCCATAAGCACGTCCCGCTTCAAGCGGTGTGAACAAGAGAGAGCCATTCATACATGAAACAAGATCCCATATTCATTGTTGGTACTGGCCGTTGCGGCAGCACAATGTTCCATGACGTGCTGAGTCATCACGGTGATCTGGGATGGTTATCGAATATCGTGGCAAAGAAGCCCGGTCGACCAGGGATCAATGCCATGCTGAACCGGACGCTGGATGTCCCAGGTGCTGCACGAGTCCTACGCAGGGTATTCCGACCTTCGGAGCCGTACGTCTTCTGGGAGCGCTATTGCAAGGGTTTTTCCAGGCCGTACAGGGATCTTTTCGAGCACGACGTTATACCAGGAAATATCCCTAACATCCGTGCCGCCTTTAACAGCGCCATCCCTGACACTAAGATTCCAGTCGCTAAGATCACCGGCTGGCCTCGCGTTCGCTACCTCAAAGAAATTTTTCCAGGCGCCAAGTTTGTTCACATTGTCCGTGACGGACGGGCGGTGGTGAACTCCGTACTCCAAGCCCCCTACTTCGACGGTTGGACGGGTCCGGAGCAATGGGCCCGAGGCTACTTAGATGGACGGCAGAGGCAGGCATGGCTAGATGCTGGGGAATCATTCGTTGTTCTCGCGGCGATAGGCTGGGAGAACCGCATACGGGCGTTTCAGGAAATTCGCAGGCTAATGCCGGACTCCGATTATCTGGAGTTCAGGTAAGAAGACTTCTGCGATGACCCACGGAGAGTGTCAGAACACGCCCTCAACTTTCTCGGGCTTATGGAATCGCCCAAAACGGAGGGGTTCCTATCAAGCATGGAGAAATTCCGCATCTCCAGCAAGAACGAGAAATGGCGAAGCGATATGAGCGAACAACAAAAGATTGATCTTAACCGTTATCTCGCTCCACTACTGGAAGAGTATGGGTACACCCCCGAGACGCAAGAGTAAATTGATACACATTGAGATTTTCCAAGTTGGCAATTTATCGCCCCCATTCGGCGACCCACGTCGATCAACCCATTAGGGAAAAGCGACATTATGGCTACATATGCGAAACCAACATTCCTCTGCATCGGTATCCAGAAAGCGGGTACATCTTGGCTTTATCGCATGGTCGATCAGCACCCGAAGGTCTGCACGAGTAATCCGAAGGAGCTTCACTTCTTCAACCGTCACTACCACAAGGGCGTAAACTGGTATCTATCTCATTTCTCCTGTGACGACAACACCAAGGCGGCGGGCGAGTTCACGCCTGACTATCTCTGGGTGCGCGACGAACACAAAGACGAGCGCGGGTTCGAAGCAACACCGAACATTCCGGCGCGGGTTGCCGACGTATGCCCTGACGCACATTTCATCGCGATTCTGCGGGATCCGGTCACCCGAGCCGTCTCATCCTATTTCCACCACATTGGCGCCAACCGGGTTAGCCCCAACCGACGTCTCAGCGAAGTCGGAGATCAGTGGGGCATCCTCTCCATGGGCCATTACGCTGACAACCTGGAACGCTGGTTCGAGTATTTCCCAAGAGAGCGCTTCCAGGTGCTCATCTACGAGGAGGATCTGAGCGGCGATGCCCGGCGTGAGACCCTGAAGCGGGTCTTTACACACATCGGCGTCGATTCGGAATTCCAGCCCGGCCAGCTTGACGAGCGATACAACAAGCGCCGTTCACATTTCGACTACCGGCTAGCGCGCTTATCCGGTCGGCTGCAGCGCCTGGCACGGCAGTACACCCCTGGCTTCGTTAAAGAGAGCTCATTCTGGGACATCCCCGTGTCTGAGGACGAAATAGAGGAACTACGCCGCTACTACACGCCCCACAATCGGCGCCTTGCCGAGCTTCTCAAACGAGATATGCCCTGGTAGCTCACTCGTGTGTCTGATCTGGAGGTTGGAAGCGAACAGCTATTGAGACCTTTCGAAGTCGACAGGCGATTCACTTGCTGCCTGACGCAACCGAAAGTTTTCTGCCGACAACCGATCCACCGTCTCGTTGAGTTCATCAACGGAGTCCCGGAGGTCGTGTACGGAGGAATGCGATAAGCTATAGGACTGCGCCCGTGCCACGGCAAGCAGGCGTCGGCGCATCGGGCGCGGAAACAGCACCTGCCGAAACACCTGCATGAGTCCCTTTCGCCAGCCATAAAGAGTCCGGAACAAAAAGGCGTGCCCCGGAGATTCAAGCGCCCGAAAAAAATAACGTACGTCACGGGAAATACTTCCCGGTCTCCGGAGCAAAGCATGCCCCTCGCCCCCAAGACGCTGCATAAACTTCTTCAGCTCTTCCTCCATGGCCGGCCGGTACTCAGGGGCCAGTTGGAAATAAGCACTGCGGATAAAACCCAGTGCAAACGGATACCATGCCGGCAACAGGCCTTTTGGATCTTCCAAGTCTTGGATATCCTCACGGATTGCCTCCATGACATGAATCACCTGGATGAATCTTGGCCCGATGGTGCCGGTAACGGAATTCGCGTGCACACGGTAATGATACAGGGGCTCCGGTACCACGCTCACCCACTCCGCTAGTGACATTGTCTTCCAGTGAAAGATCAAGTCCGCCTTGGTGTAGAACTCTTCACGGAACCTTAGGCCATACCGGCGCAAAAAATCCGTGCGGTAAAGCTTCATCCACACGTAGCCGTAAGCCATAGGGAAGCCGTTACT
The DNA window shown above is from Aquisalimonas sp. 2447 and carries:
- a CDS encoding exosortase C-terminal domain/associated protein EpsI; the encoded protein is MATTQTTIRQTLLRADIPIIAAALALVVATVYFPVSVMVNRWFVFDEAYSHGLFVAGAALFLMYRVLRSHHFPLNPSYLGIALAALSSVAIAMANVVNVLILQQLGAVFLWWAIIVALLGWRAGWHLAIPIGFIYYAVPIWDYLTDPLVHLAVVVNEFLLGFRGIHFQVDGVFIRLLDVGTFEVAGGCSGLRYLVVALTLSTLFSALNFSRIREWIALHATAIIMALLVNWIRIFVIILMGYETNMQTGLIDDHEFFGWVLFVIALVPFFYVANRLMNRSPEPTPSQGIVTGRGSAGASKAALASVATIALVAGPALYAAAPSIAGTQQTISLPDTLGDWQRTDESFRVSWEPTMRRADQVLRAPYRTDSGNPEVVNVGIWHYRNQTQGSELVQHQNRLVDNHEWRVLERRPAGVDGWQTMVLEHRRQGEVRAIKYGYSVAGEWTDSQVMVKALMLRGTLQGRRDGTLVAIEVPCSDITCTDAAENLVSSSQELLAALEKTL
- a CDS encoding glycosyltransferase, coding for MKPLVSIVMPVFNVQDILQACLDSVLAQTFTDFELICIDDGSTDASGEILERYAARDQRVRVLHQKNRGQYPTRNVGLELVRGKYMLSVDCDDVVASEFVERLVHRAETDSADITLVGWDYLSGPYRSPDVRRWNLRAWRRGERSNGFPMAYGYVWMKLYRTDFLRRYGLRFREEFYTKADLIFHWKTMSLAEWVSVVPEPLYHYRVHANSVTGTIGPRFIQVIHVMEAIREDIQDLEDPKGLLPAWYPFALGFIRSAYFQLAPEYRPAMEEELKKFMQRLGGEGHALLRRPGSISRDVRYFFRALESPGHAFLFRTLYGWRKGLMQVFRQVLFPRPMRRRLLAVARAQSYSLSHSSVHDLRDSVDELNETVDRLSAENFRLRQAASESPVDFERSQ
- a CDS encoding sulfotransferase domain-containing protein, which gives rise to MVDQHPKVCTSNPKELHFFNRHYHKGVNWYLSHFSCDDNTKAAGEFTPDYLWVRDEHKDERGFEATPNIPARVADVCPDAHFIAILRDPVTRAVSSYFHHIGANRVSPNRRLSEVGDQWGILSMGHYADNLERWFEYFPRERFQVLIYEEDLSGDARRETLKRVFTHIGVDSEFQPGQLDERYNKRRSHFDYRLARLSGRLQRLARQYTPGFVKESSFWDIPVSEDEIEELRRYYTPHNRRLAELLKRDMPW
- a CDS encoding sulfotransferase is translated as MKQDPIFIVGTGRCGSTMFHDVLSHHGDLGWLSNIVAKKPGRPGINAMLNRTLDVPGAARVLRRVFRPSEPYVFWERYCKGFSRPYRDLFEHDVIPGNIPNIRAAFNSAIPDTKIPVAKITGWPRVRYLKEIFPGAKFVHIVRDGRAVVNSVLQAPYFDGWTGPEQWARGYLDGRQRQAWLDAGESFVVLAAIGWENRIRAFQEIRRLMPDSDYLEFR